The following coding sequences lie in one Calothrix sp. NIES-2098 genomic window:
- a CDS encoding HEAT repeat-containing PBS lyase: MFTGNSWAQIPSETKITPIVEKLIDTNARVRLEAHDALVNIGSGAVPTLVENLKNPDCNIRWRAAWVLGDMGTEAATAVGALTEALQDEDVQVRMYAVLALGEIGRPAKSAVPALMAALQDKEQYVRIYAASALRRIGTEAKVAVPSLINALKDSNPRVRKNAALALGAMGTEANSAVKVLIPLLDDSEYYVRYAVVKGLGSILGGYQDVADNLPSAKLAKVIGDFEQVIQILESHKDNFTEVDNARIRRPLEALKAEKETRLFDVASAWILKHKLVLGLIIYVVFLPSLWLILLQIKPLWLLQINNALKPYTDFSLPFLSINVPLRYVLFIGWFHFHPQVLDAWVDKYIESARSEFPKKDTVTSRSNYIPIPVVLDGNTLPQLTPENLRPTFEKQRSCLVICGEGGIGKTSLACQIANWSIEAQQDQRLCEHLMLPVLLEDEFRQVDGKLALIEAIRGQLRSLIDEPEPICEELLLKLLRKRRILVIVDRFSELNSATREALQPDSPDFPVNALVITSRLEEKLGQVNKTIIKPLRIEANKLSSFMEAYLMQRGKRDLFTDQEFFDACTKLSLMVGQRNITVLLAKLYAEKLIANIASPNITVQNGGVPETVPSLMLGYLNELNRYVMGEKLNDRTVHQDAKVIAWECLRENYQPGTAKREDLLAVLAALNPDNPDTRLDYLENSLHLIQTIGSAKDKIKFCLDPLAEYLAGLYLVDMYESNESKWRSLFLKKADDLVKNNHQDAIKGFLIAVVDCYLSQITNAKDSDLVPQKLSKLTGVVPMTP, from the coding sequence ATGTTTACGGGAAATAGCTGGGCACAAATTCCTAGTGAGACAAAAATCACCCCTATAGTTGAAAAACTCATTGATACCAATGCCCGTGTGCGTTTAGAAGCACATGATGCACTTGTGAATATTGGTTCGGGGGCAGTACCGACGTTGGTAGAAAACCTCAAAAACCCAGATTGTAACATTCGCTGGCGTGCGGCTTGGGTTTTGGGTGATATGGGTACGGAAGCTGCGACTGCGGTGGGTGCGCTGACGGAAGCTTTGCAGGATGAAGATGTTCAAGTACGCATGTATGCAGTATTGGCTTTGGGTGAAATTGGCAGACCTGCAAAATCTGCGGTTCCGGCTTTGATGGCAGCTTTGCAGGATAAGGAACAATATGTTCGCATTTATGCAGCTTCGGCTTTGAGACGGATTGGTACGGAGGCAAAAGTTGCGGTTCCGTCTTTGATTAATGCGTTAAAAGATAGTAATCCACGGGTGCGGAAAAATGCAGCTTTGGCTTTGGGTGCAATGGGAACTGAAGCTAATTCTGCGGTAAAGGTTTTAATTCCTTTGTTGGATGATAGCGAATATTATGTGCGATATGCAGTAGTTAAGGGTTTGGGTAGCATTCTTGGCGGTTATCAGGATGTGGCTGATAATTTGCCTAGTGCAAAATTGGCGAAGGTTATAGGGGATTTTGAGCAGGTGATTCAAATTCTGGAATCACACAAAGATAATTTTACCGAAGTGGATAATGCTCGAATCCGTCGTCCTTTGGAAGCATTGAAAGCGGAGAAGGAAACCCGTTTATTTGATGTTGCGAGCGCGTGGATTTTGAAACATAAGCTAGTACTAGGATTAATAATCTATGTAGTTTTCCTCCCTTCGCTGTGGCTGATATTATTGCAAATCAAACCTTTATGGTTGTTACAAATTAATAATGCTCTAAAACCTTATACCGATTTTTCCCTGCCATTTCTCAGTATCAATGTGCCGTTGCGGTACGTGTTATTTATTGGTTGGTTTCATTTCCATCCCCAAGTGCTGGATGCATGGGTAGACAAGTATATTGAGTCAGCGCGATCGGAGTTTCCCAAAAAAGACACAGTTACTAGTCGTAGTAATTATATCCCGATTCCGGTTGTCTTAGATGGCAATACCTTACCCCAATTAACGCCGGAGAATTTACGTCCAACTTTTGAGAAACAGCGCAGTTGTTTGGTAATTTGTGGTGAAGGTGGGATTGGCAAAACCAGTTTAGCTTGTCAAATAGCCAATTGGAGTATTGAAGCACAGCAAGATCAACGACTTTGCGAACATTTGATGTTGCCTGTGCTTTTAGAAGACGAATTTCGCCAAGTTGATGGTAAGTTGGCACTAATTGAAGCCATTCGCGGACAATTGCGATCGCTTATTGATGAACCAGAACCAATATGCGAAGAGTTGCTGTTAAAGCTGCTCAGAAAAAGACGCATTTTAGTCATAGTTGATCGATTCTCAGAACTAAATTCAGCTACTCGTGAAGCTTTACAACCAGATTCACCAGATTTCCCGGTAAATGCGTTGGTGATTACTTCCCGGTTGGAAGAAAAATTAGGACAAGTAAATAAGACTATTATCAAACCATTGAGGATTGAAGCAAACAAGCTTTCGTCGTTTATGGAAGCGTATTTAATGCAGCGAGGGAAGCGAGATTTATTTACCGACCAGGAATTTTTTGATGCTTGTACAAAACTATCATTAATGGTGGGACAACGTAATATCACGGTGTTATTAGCAAAATTATATGCCGAAAAATTAATTGCTAATATCGCGTCTCCAAACATTACTGTACAAAATGGTGGTGTCCCCGAAACAGTTCCCAGTTTGATGTTGGGATATTTAAACGAGTTAAATCGCTATGTTATGGGAGAAAAATTGAATGATAGAACTGTACATCAAGATGCAAAAGTCATTGCTTGGGAATGTTTGCGGGAAAATTACCAACCAGGAACAGCAAAACGTGAGGATTTATTAGCTGTTTTAGCTGCATTAAACCCAGACAATCCAGATACACGCCTTGATTATCTGGAAAATAGTCTACATTTAATTCAAACAATTGGCTCCGCAAAAGATAAAATTAAATTCTGCCTTGATCCTTTAGCCGAATATTTAGCTGGATTGTATCTGGTGGACATGTACGAAAGCAACGAAAGCAAATGGCGATCGCTTTTCTTGAAGAAGGCTGATGATTTGGTGAAAAACAATCATCAAGATGCCATCAAAGGGTTTTTGATTGCTGTTGTTGATTGCTATTTATCTCAAATTACTAATGCGAAAGATTCTGACTTAGTACCGCAGAAATTGAGTAAGTTAACTGGGGTTGTTCCCATGACACCATAA
- a CDS encoding transposase, IS4, with the protein MVSKAASSGDSIKNTAKLLKNVPTANDIRYHLNKINKFEELEA; encoded by the coding sequence ATGGTCTCTAAGGCAGCTAGTAGTGGAGATAGTATTAAAAATACAGCCAAATTATTAAAGAACGTTCCCACAGCTAATGATATTAGATATCATCTCAATAAAATCAACAAGTTTGAGGAATTAGAGGCGTAA
- a CDS encoding transposase, IS4 — MITKNKRVTLAIRGVRQSDTSVALITYLLSELDSLKINVKKLYLDRDFFNTPVIRWLQALDIPFLLPAIKTGQKGGIKQFLKGRKSYKTTYTITRDKDDSVTFDLWIICKYRKGKRNQRGVQYFVYVAHKVRTNLNYIYQDYRKRFGIETSYRLKNICRIRTNNKNPVLRLLFVGISFLLVNIWVNLLWLRISRKRKGSRLIYRILFALKQMLAFLSQALQRKYQVVESIYIPSG, encoded by the coding sequence GTGATTACTAAGAATAAGCGTGTAACCCTTGCAATAAGGGGTGTTCGTCAATCAGATACTAGTGTTGCTCTGATTACTTATTTATTATCAGAACTTGACTCTCTTAAAATAAATGTGAAGAAACTCTATTTAGATAGAGATTTTTTTAATACTCCTGTAATCCGATGGTTGCAGGCATTAGATATTCCCTTTCTTCTGCCTGCCATCAAAACTGGACAAAAGGGAGGTATAAAGCAATTTCTCAAGGGCAGGAAAAGTTATAAAACTACTTATACAATAACAAGAGATAAAGATGATTCAGTTACATTTGATTTATGGATTATTTGTAAGTATAGGAAGGGAAAGCGTAATCAGCGTGGAGTTCAATACTTTGTTTATGTCGCTCACAAGGTAAGAACAAATTTAAATTATATTTATCAAGATTATAGAAAAAGATTTGGCATTGAAACTAGTTATCGTCTGAAGAATATTTGTCGAATTAGAACAAATAATAAAAATCCAGTTTTGAGATTACTATTTGTGGGTATATCTTTTCTTTTAGTTAATATTTGGGTAAATCTACTTTGGCTCAGAATCAGTCGTAAAAGGAAAGGTAGCCGATTAATTTATCGCATACTTTTTGCGCTAAAACAGATGTTAGCCTTTTTATCTCAAGCCCTACAGCGGAAATATCAAGTCGTTGAAAGCATATATATTCCATCAGGTTAA
- a CDS encoding short-chain dehydrogenase/reductase SDR: MKDDRLEMQDPRQQYPAPPFPQQPQPVPGLAQKMQPQPDHGEQSYIGCGKLAGRKALITGADSGIGRAVAIAFAREGADVALAYLKSEEADAQEVIQLIEQSGRKAVALPGDITDEHFCQKLVTDAVQSLNGLDILVNNAGAQTSYPSISEITTEHFDKVMKTNLYALFWITKAAIPHLLPGASIINTTSIQAYQPSASLLDYAMTKAGIENFSKSLAKQMIEKGVRVNAVAPGPFWTPLQPSGGQTQDKIEKFGSEVPLGRPGQPVEIAPVYVLLASQEGSYITGEVYGVTGGIGIA; the protein is encoded by the coding sequence ATGAAAGACGATCGATTAGAGATGCAAGACCCCCGGCAGCAATATCCCGCTCCGCCCTTTCCCCAACAACCGCAGCCCGTACCAGGACTTGCTCAAAAGATGCAGCCCCAACCGGATCACGGTGAGCAAAGCTACATTGGATGTGGAAAGCTTGCAGGTCGCAAGGCATTGATCACGGGAGCCGATTCTGGTATCGGGCGCGCTGTGGCGATCGCATTTGCGCGAGAAGGTGCTGATGTCGCGCTCGCCTATCTTAAGAGCGAGGAGGCTGATGCTCAAGAGGTCATCCAATTGATTGAACAATCAGGGCGCAAAGCGGTTGCGCTTCCCGGTGACATTACCGACGAGCATTTTTGCCAAAAGCTGGTGACAGATGCAGTGCAATCTTTGAACGGTTTAGATATTCTCGTGAACAATGCTGGCGCACAGACATCTTACCCCTCAATTAGCGAGATCACGACTGAGCATTTCGATAAAGTGATGAAGACAAACCTCTACGCGCTATTTTGGATTACCAAAGCAGCCATTCCACATCTTTTACCCGGAGCATCGATTATTAACACCACTTCGATTCAGGCTTATCAACCTTCAGCGAGTCTGCTTGACTATGCGATGACGAAAGCGGGCATTGAGAATTTCAGCAAATCTCTGGCAAAACAGATGATCGAGAAGGGAGTGCGTGTTAATGCAGTCGCACCTGGCCCATTCTGGACACCGCTACAGCCGAGTGGTGGTCAGACCCAGGACAAGATCGAGAAATTTGGTTCTGAAGTTCCGCTCGGAAGACCCGGTCAGCCTGTGGAAATTGCTCCTGTGTATGTGTTGCTTGCTTCCCAAGAAGGTAGCTACATCACGGGAGAAGTTTATGGTGTAACAGGCGGCATCGGGATTGCCTAG
- a CDS encoding aldehyde oxidase and xanthine dehydrogenase, molybdopterin binding protein, giving the protein MNLDAKTANSQLIGGIIYGIGMALMEHTVIDPNLGRVVNHDLAEYHVPVNADVPDIQVLFVDEHDPHINPLGVKGIGEIGITATAAAIANAVYHATGKRVRDLPITLDKLL; this is encoded by the coding sequence ATGAACCTTGATGCTAAAACAGCCAACAGTCAACTGATTGGTGGGATTATTTATGGTATTGGTATGGCGTTAATGGAACATACGGTCATAGACCCGAATCTAGGACGCGTTGTCAACCATGATTTAGCTGAGTATCACGTACCAGTGAATGCAGACGTTCCCGATATTCAGGTGTTGTTTGTCGATGAACATGACCCACATATCAACCCGCTTGGTGTCAAGGGAATTGGTGAAATTGGTATTACTGCTACTGCGGCAGCGATCGCTAACGCTGTCTATCATGCCACAGGTAAACGCGTCCGCGATTTGCCAATTACATTAGACAAACTACTATAG
- a CDS encoding transposase ISAs1 family protein, with the protein MEDPRVDRTKRHKLIDILTIAICAVICGADSWVAIELYGCTKYEWLKTFLELPNGIPSHDTFARVFAQLDTQKFQECFLSWMRTIQKITSAEIVAIDGKTLCGSNDKASGQSAIEIVSAWATTNRMVLGQVKVDSHSNEITAIPELLKVLELSGCIVTIDAIGCQKNIVKLIAQQDADYVITLKKNQGNLANEVEELIAEGIRTGFQGLKHSTYKTEEVSHGRHEIRHYLMISNIGNKLDPDSVWAKLNSIGMVESVRELDGETTVETRYFISSLEDNAQKFANSIRSHWGIENSLHWVLDVALNEDNCRIRKDNAPQNFAVLRHIAVNLLGKEKRVKVGVKNKQFLAAMDNQYLTRLLSLASS; encoded by the coding sequence ATGGAAGATCCAAGAGTAGATCGCACAAAACGGCACAAGTTAATTGATATTCTTACCATTGCCATCTGTGCAGTAATTTGTGGAGCAGATAGTTGGGTGGCAATTGAACTATATGGCTGCACGAAATATGAATGGTTAAAAACGTTTTTGGAGTTACCAAACGGGATACCATCACACGATACATTTGCAAGGGTATTTGCTCAATTAGATACCCAAAAATTCCAAGAATGTTTTCTGTCATGGATGAGAACAATACAAAAGATAACGTCAGCGGAAATAGTAGCAATTGACGGTAAGACTCTATGTGGTTCTAATGATAAAGCATCTGGGCAAAGTGCGATTGAAATAGTTAGTGCCTGGGCAACGACAAATAGAATGGTGTTAGGTCAAGTAAAAGTAGATTCTCATTCCAATGAAATTACAGCAATCCCAGAGTTGTTAAAGGTGCTAGAACTGTCTGGGTGTATTGTGACAATAGATGCAATAGGCTGTCAAAAAAATATTGTAAAGTTAATTGCCCAGCAAGATGCAGACTACGTAATTACCTTAAAAAAGAATCAAGGAAATCTTGCTAATGAAGTAGAAGAACTGATTGCTGAAGGAATAAGAACAGGCTTCCAAGGATTAAAGCATAGCACGTATAAAACAGAAGAAGTTAGTCATGGTCGTCACGAAATTCGTCATTATCTAATGATATCTAATATCGGAAATAAGCTTGACCCAGATTCAGTTTGGGCAAAATTAAATAGCATAGGCATGGTGGAGTCTGTACGGGAATTAGATGGCGAGACAACTGTAGAAACCCGTTATTTTATTAGTAGCCTGGAAGATAACGCCCAAAAGTTTGCTAATTCTATTCGCAGCCATTGGGGAATTGAAAATTCACTACATTGGGTATTGGATGTAGCATTAAACGAAGATAATTGCCGCATAAGAAAAGATAACGCACCACAAAATTTTGCAGTTCTGCGCCACATTGCAGTGAATCTATTAGGTAAAGAGAAACGGGTGAAGGTAGGAGTAAAAAACAAACAATTTCTAGCTGCAATGGATAATCAATATTTAACTAGATTACTTTCCTTAGCTTCAAGCTGA
- a CDS encoding dihydroorotase translates to MQKLTITRPDDWHLHLRDGAALKAVLPYTVRQFARAIVMPNLKPPIRSVADAAAYRDRILAAIPEGQQFEPLMTLYLTDNTSPDDILRAKESQFIKAVKYYPAGATTNSDSGVTDIRKGDRVFEAMQQVDMPLLLHGEVTDNDVDTFDREKVFIERHLIPLKQRFPNLRVVLEHITTSDAVQYVLSANTIAATITPQHLLFNRNALFKGGLRPHFYCLPILKREEHRQALLQAATSLNPKFFLGTDSAPYTRTSKESSCGCAGCFSALHALELYAEAFESVKALDKLEAFASFYGPDFYQLPRNTERITLSKKTWRVPDEVPFMESGLVPLGAGQEMTWQMV, encoded by the coding sequence ATGCAAAAGCTTACCATCACCCGACCTGACGATTGGCATCTGCATCTGCGCGACGGTGCAGCACTGAAAGCAGTTCTGCCCTATACGGTGCGTCAGTTTGCCCGCGCGATCGTTATGCCGAACTTGAAGCCCCCTATCCGCTCGGTGGCAGATGCGGCAGCCTATCGCGATCGCATCCTCGCCGCCATTCCAGAGGGCCAACAGTTTGAGCCATTGATGACGCTCTACCTCACCGACAACACCAGCCCCGACGACATTCTCCGAGCGAAAGAATCCCAGTTTATCAAAGCGGTCAAGTACTACCCAGCCGGTGCAACAACCAACTCAGACTCCGGTGTGACGGATATTCGCAAGGGCGATCGCGTCTTTGAAGCGATGCAGCAGGTGGACATGCCGTTATTACTGCATGGGGAAGTGACCGATAACGATGTTGATACCTTCGATCGCGAGAAGGTGTTTATAGAGCGACATTTAATACCCCTCAAGCAGCGATTTCCCAACCTGCGGGTGGTGCTTGAGCATATCACCACCTCCGATGCGGTGCAGTATGTCCTGTCTGCCAACACCATCGCGGCAACAATTACGCCACAACATTTGTTGTTTAACCGTAATGCCCTATTCAAAGGCGGCCTTCGCCCCCATTTTTATTGCCTGCCCATTTTGAAACGGGAGGAGCATCGTCAGGCTTTGTTGCAAGCGGCAACATCGCTTAATCCGAAGTTTTTTCTAGGTACCGATAGCGCTCCCTATACCCGCACCAGCAAAGAAAGTTCCTGTGGCTGCGCGGGATGCTTTTCGGCTCTGCACGCCCTTGAGTTGTATGCCGAAGCATTTGAAAGCGTGAAAGCCCTGGATAAACTGGAGGCGTTCGCTAGCTTTTATGGCCCAGATTTTTATCAACTGCCGCGTAATACTGAGCGAATTACCTTGTCCAAAAAGACTTGGCGCGTTCCTGATGAAGTTCCATTTATGGAATCTGGGCTTGTACCTTTGGGGGCAGGGCAGGAAATGACATGGCAAATGGTATGA